From Roseburia hominis, the proteins below share one genomic window:
- a CDS encoding phage holin family protein has protein sequence MKEFWNVIQAVFAAVGGWLGYFLGGCDGLLYALLAFVVLDYITGIMCAVVDKKLSSAVGFKGICRKVLIFALVGIGHLLDTQVIGSGSVLRTAVIFFYISNEGLSLVENAAYLGLPIPSKLHKVLEQLHDRSEEEEDKKEGEE, from the coding sequence ATGAAAGAGTTTTGGAATGTGATTCAGGCGGTTTTTGCCGCGGTCGGAGGATGGCTTGGGTATTTCCTTGGAGGCTGTGACGGGCTTTTGTATGCGCTTCTGGCTTTCGTGGTACTGGATTATATCACCGGCATCATGTGTGCGGTGGTGGATAAGAAGCTTTCGTCTGCCGTGGGCTTCAAGGGTATCTGCAGGAAGGTGTTGATCTTTGCGCTGGTAGGCATCGGGCATCTGCTGGACACACAGGTGATCGGCAGCGGAAGCGTGCTGAGGACGGCGGTGATCTTCTTTTATATCTCCAATGAGGGATTGTCGCTGGTGGAGAATGCGGCGTACTTAGGACTTCCAATTCCGAGTAAGCTTCATAAGGTTCTGGAGCAGCTTCATGACCGGAGCGAGGAGGAAGAGGATAAAAAGGAAGGTGAGGAATAA
- a CDS encoding phage tail tape measure protein, with translation MAGRIQGITVEIGGDTTKLQTALKGVNTEIRNTQSQLRDVDKLLKLDPGNTELLAQKHRLLGDAVKETKEKLETLKTAAEQAEQALKEGAITQDQYDGLQREIAETEAKLKSLEEQANQSATALQSIAAKGEKLKAVGDNVTNVGKKFLPVTGGVTALGTAAVKTAADFDSAMSKVAAVSGATGSDFDALREKAREMGAKTKFSASEAAEAMNYMAMAGWKTEDMLSGIEGVMNLAAASGEDLATTSDIVTDALTAFGLTAADSGHFADVLAAASSNANTNVSMMGETFKYCAPIAGSLGFSVEDTAEAIGLMANAGIKSTQAGTSLRTIMTNLSGDVKICGANIGEVTVATTNADGSMRELSGILADCRTAFSGLSESEKAAAAESLVGKNAMSGFLALMNAGEGDINKLSSAIANCDGKAEGMADTMQDNLAGQLQILKSQLEELAISFGDLLMPAIRSIVGWIQKFVDWLNSMDEGTRKVIVTVALVAAAIGPVLIIVGKVISAVGTIMTIIPKLAGVIKVVQGAFAALNATMLANPIVLIIAAIAALVAAFIYLWNNCEEFRQFWIDLWEGIKEIAIAVWEALKVFFKAAWEAIKTTATTVWNAIKDFFTGLWEGIKSIFTTLVNAISTFLTTAWNTIKNTVMTVWNAIKTFFTTIWNGIKSVIMTVVNAISTFLSTAWNGIKTAITTVLNAIKSVVTTVWNGIKSTITTIVNAIKNAVTTAWNNIKSAVSNAANAIKNAVSNAFNAMLNGIKNVCGNIYGAVKSGFDKAINFVKNLASEAFKWGADFIGGIVNGIKSMIGKVGDAVSSVADKIRSFLHFSVPDEGPLTDYESWMPDFIGGLAKGIEKSRGMIENAMNGVTSDLTITPRVMAAQGGYSGGGASNTDLISGINTALNTALAGGGSAGDIVIPVYIGGDMIDEIVVTAQQRMNLRSGGR, from the coding sequence ATGGCTGGACGGATTCAGGGGATTACCGTTGAGATCGGCGGTGATACTACTAAACTACAGACTGCCTTAAAGGGCGTAAATACAGAGATCAGAAATACCCAGAGCCAGCTGCGTGATGTAGATAAACTCCTGAAACTTGATCCGGGTAATACGGAACTGCTTGCACAGAAGCACAGGCTTCTGGGAGATGCCGTCAAGGAAACGAAGGAAAAGCTGGAGACCTTAAAGACAGCGGCGGAACAGGCAGAGCAGGCACTGAAGGAAGGTGCGATCACACAGGATCAGTATGACGGCCTGCAGCGCGAGATTGCAGAGACGGAAGCAAAGCTTAAATCTTTGGAGGAACAGGCGAACCAGTCTGCGACGGCTCTTCAGAGTATTGCCGCAAAGGGTGAGAAGCTGAAGGCAGTCGGAGATAATGTTACGAATGTCGGAAAGAAGTTCCTTCCAGTGACAGGAGGTGTGACAGCCTTGGGCACGGCGGCGGTGAAAACTGCCGCTGATTTTGACTCTGCCATGAGTAAGGTGGCGGCGGTATCAGGGGCAACGGGCTCTGATTTTGATGCCCTGAGAGAGAAAGCCCGTGAGATGGGGGCAAAGACAAAGTTTTCTGCTTCTGAGGCAGCGGAAGCCATGAACTATATGGCGATGGCAGGCTGGAAGACGGAGGATATGCTTTCCGGCATTGAGGGAGTTATGAACCTGGCGGCTGCTTCCGGTGAGGATCTGGCGACTACTTCCGATATCGTGACGGATGCCTTGACAGCGTTTGGCCTGACGGCTGCGGATTCCGGGCATTTCGCGGATGTGCTTGCGGCGGCATCGAGTAATGCAAACACGAATGTCTCCATGATGGGTGAGACCTTCAAGTACTGTGCGCCTATTGCCGGTTCCTTGGGATTCTCTGTGGAGGATACGGCTGAGGCTATCGGCTTGATGGCAAATGCCGGTATCAAGAGCACCCAGGCAGGTACTTCGTTAAGAACCATCATGACGAACCTGTCCGGGGATGTGAAGATCTGCGGTGCCAATATCGGAGAGGTTACGGTAGCCACTACTAATGCGGATGGTTCCATGAGGGAACTGTCGGGTATCCTGGCTGACTGCAGAACGGCATTTTCGGGCTTGTCTGAATCGGAGAAGGCGGCAGCGGCTGAATCTCTGGTAGGAAAGAATGCGATGTCCGGATTCCTGGCACTGATGAATGCCGGGGAAGGGGATATCAATAAGCTTTCAAGTGCGATTGCAAACTGTGACGGTAAGGCTGAGGGCATGGCGGACACCATGCAGGATAACCTTGCCGGTCAGCTTCAGATATTGAAGTCACAGCTGGAAGAGCTGGCGATTTCCTTTGGTGACCTTCTGATGCCTGCGATCAGAAGCATTGTCGGATGGATCCAGAAGTTTGTGGACTGGCTTAATTCGATGGATGAGGGTACCAGAAAAGTGATCGTGACGGTTGCCCTGGTGGCGGCTGCGATCGGTCCGGTGCTGATCATTGTGGGAAAAGTAATCTCTGCAGTCGGTACAATCATGACGATTATTCCGAAGCTGGCAGGGGTAATTAAGGTTGTCCAGGGAGCGTTTGCAGCACTGAATGCCACGATGCTTGCCAATCCCATTGTGCTTATTATTGCTGCGATTGCGGCGCTGGTTGCGGCTTTCATTTATCTTTGGAATAACTGTGAAGAGTTCCGGCAGTTCTGGATTGATCTGTGGGAAGGCATCAAGGAGATTGCCATTGCCGTATGGGAAGCATTGAAGGTATTCTTTAAGGCGGCGTGGGAAGCAATCAAGACCACGGCCACAACGGTTTGGAATGCAATAAAGGATTTCTTTACCGGGTTGTGGGAGGGAATCAAGAGTATCTTCACAACATTGGTCAATGCAATCAGTACGTTCTTGACTACAGCATGGAACACGATCAAGAATACCGTGATGACCGTGTGGAATGCAATAAAGACGTTTTTCACCACGATCTGGAACGGCATCAAGTCGGTTATCATGACTGTAGTGAACGCAATTTCTACCTTCCTGAGTACGGCTTGGAATGGGATTAAGACCGCGATCACTACGGTGCTGAATGCAATCAAATCTGTGGTGACAACGGTTTGGAATGGGATCAAATCGACCATTACCACGATCGTGAATGCCATAAAGAATGCAGTCACAACGGCTTGGAATAATATCAAGTCAGCGGTATCGAATGCGGCCAATGCCATAAAGAATGCGGTTTCCAATGCGTTCAATGCGATGCTGAACGGCATCAAGAATGTCTGCGGAAACATCTATGGGGCTGTGAAGAGTGGGTTTGATAAGGCAATCAATTTCGTGAAGAACCTGGCATCAGAGGCCTTTAAGTGGGGTGCTGATTTCATAGGCGGTATCGTGAACGGTATTAAGTCCATGATCGGGAAGGTCGGGGATGCAGTATCATCGGTGGCTGATAAAATCAGGTCGTTCCTGCATTTCTCCGTACCGGATGAAGGTCCCCTGACGGATTATGAAAGCTGGATGCCGGACTTTATCGGCGGTCTGGCCAAGGGTATTGAGAAAAGCCGTGGCATGATTGAGAATGCTATGAATGGCGTGACTTCTGATTTGACCATTACTCCAAGGGTGATGGCAGCTCAGGGTGGTTATTCCGGAGGCGGTGCGTCCAATACGGATCTGATCTCCGGTATCAATACGGCACTGAATACGGCTCTGGCTGGTGGTGGTTCTGCCGGGGATATCGTGATACCGGTTTATATCGGTGGTGACATGATCGATGAGATTGTGGTAACGGCTCAGCAGAGAATGAATCTAAGAAGTGGAGGCAGGTAA
- a CDS encoding major tail protein gives MPSTTNKVKFGLKNCHYAKATLDPDTNTVTFGTPVAIPGAVNLSMDPEGDNEPFYADDMVYYMTSANNGYSGDLEIALLPDSFRKDILKETEDANGVLVEDATVETERFALLFEFSGDKKKIRHCLYYCSAARPTIEGKTTEDSKEVQTESLEITASPLPGGVVKVKTGASTKDEVYNGWYQSVYESPAPESSGEGQG, from the coding sequence ATGCCGAGTACGACAAACAAGGTGAAGTTCGGCCTTAAGAACTGCCATTACGCGAAGGCTACCCTTGATCCGGATACCAATACCGTGACCTTTGGTACGCCTGTAGCGATTCCCGGAGCTGTCAATCTGTCGATGGATCCGGAGGGTGACAATGAGCCGTTCTATGCGGATGACATGGTTTATTACATGACTTCTGCGAATAACGGTTATTCCGGTGATCTGGAGATTGCGCTGCTTCCGGACAGCTTTCGTAAGGATATTCTGAAGGAGACAGAGGATGCAAACGGTGTTCTGGTAGAGGATGCAACGGTGGAGACGGAGCGTTTTGCCCTGCTTTTCGAGTTCTCCGGGGACAAGAAAAAGATCAGACACTGCCTGTATTACTGCAGTGCGGCAAGACCGACCATCGAAGGCAAGACTACGGAGGATTCCAAGGAAGTACAGACGGAATCCCTGGAGATCACGGCTTCCCCGCTTCCGGGCGGCGTTGTGAAGGTGAAGACCGGAGCAAGTACCAAGGATGAGGTTTATAACGGATGGTATCAGAGCGTGTATGAGTCTCCGGCTCCTGAGAGCAGCGGGGAAGGACAGGGTTAA
- a CDS encoding HK97 gp10 family phage protein: protein MAQTIRIEQLADTVMKGMEDYAKLAADDLKKDVQKAGKMVKQQIESTAPKKTGKYSKSWAVKKTRETSDSIQIVVHSKRYQLTHLLEFGHAKRGGGRTRAFPHIAPAEQAGIEQLTRDIERDLQKGG, encoded by the coding sequence ATGGCACAGACAATTAGGATCGAACAGCTGGCGGATACTGTGATGAAGGGCATGGAGGATTACGCGAAGCTTGCGGCAGATGACCTGAAGAAGGATGTCCAGAAAGCCGGGAAGATGGTGAAGCAGCAGATTGAAAGCACGGCTCCGAAGAAGACAGGGAAGTATTCCAAGAGCTGGGCGGTGAAGAAGACCAGGGAAACGTCCGATTCCATTCAGATCGTGGTGCATTCCAAGCGGTATCAGCTGACACACCTTTTGGAGTTTGGCCATGCGAAGCGAGGTGGCGGAAGGACAAGGGCTTTTCCGCATATCGCACCGGCAGAGCAGGCAGGCATCGAGCAGCTGACGAGGGATATCGAGCGTGACCTGCAGAAAGGCGGTTAG
- a CDS encoding phage head closure protein yields the protein MDMAALRSKVTFQKNETVTDKYGNHKNAWTDYYTCFATIGGEGKASSKEEQAAGTTVEDFSMTVSVRYCRKSAAIDSTHYRVMFMGEIYNIVNIDHMNFKKKSLKFTCRKERR from the coding sequence ATGGATATGGCGGCTTTGAGATCGAAGGTAACATTCCAGAAGAATGAGACCGTGACGGATAAGTACGGAAACCACAAGAATGCATGGACTGATTACTATACCTGCTTTGCCACCATTGGCGGCGAGGGAAAGGCGAGTTCCAAGGAAGAACAGGCTGCCGGTACTACGGTTGAGGATTTCTCCATGACGGTATCGGTCCGGTATTGCCGGAAGTCAGCCGCGATTGATTCCACGCATTACCGAGTGATGTTCATGGGTGAGATCTACAACATTGTGAACATTGACCATATGAATTTTAAGAAGAAGTCATTGAAGTTCACCTGCAGGAAGGAGCGGCGCTGA
- a CDS encoding head-tail connector protein has translation MIVTVEEMKNYLRVDFEDDDSLIENLITAAKKQCMDILRTDDESDLTAAQNGKIAVMFTVAYLYEHREEADHHAMDLTLRALLFGSRKEGF, from the coding sequence ATGATCGTAACTGTGGAAGAGATGAAGAATTACCTGAGGGTTGATTTCGAGGATGATGATTCACTGATTGAGAATCTTATAACAGCTGCTAAAAAGCAGTGCATGGATATCCTGCGGACGGACGATGAGTCGGATCTGACTGCGGCTCAGAACGGAAAGATTGCTGTGATGTTTACAGTGGCTTATCTGTATGAGCATAGGGAAGAGGCTGACCATCATGCAATGGATCTGACGCTCCGGGCTTTGCTGTTTGGCAGCCGGAAGGAGGGATTCTGA
- a CDS encoding phage major capsid protein, with translation MTINEMIQKRAKVWETAKNFVDTHENENGILSAEDNATYSRMEQEIEDLTAAIDREQRAEAREAELSRAVNQPLTGRPVQKVEEKTGRASNAYREDFGAHLRGRRLVHNVLSEGVQADGGYLVPEEFERQIVTGLDEANVVRSLAKVITTSAERKIPVAAAHSAAQWTAENAAYTESNPTFDQKTIDAFKLTDLVKVSIELLQDSAFDLESYIAGEFARAFGIAEEQAFCVGTGTNQPAGIFTANGGTVGVTAAAAAAITADELISLVYALKSPYRRNARFLMNDATISAIRKLKDNNGAYLWQPSLQAGQPDRLLGYELHTSPYVPTMAAGALTVAFGDFKNYWIADRAGRTVQRLNELYSTNGQVGFVATERVDGKVILPEGIQLLKMKSGS, from the coding sequence ATGACTATCAATGAAATGATTCAGAAGAGAGCGAAGGTGTGGGAGACCGCGAAGAACTTTGTGGATACCCACGAGAATGAGAACGGCATTCTGTCTGCGGAGGATAACGCGACTTACAGCCGAATGGAGCAGGAGATTGAAGACCTTACTGCGGCTATCGACAGAGAGCAGAGGGCGGAAGCGCGTGAGGCTGAGCTTAGCAGGGCAGTGAATCAGCCGCTGACCGGAAGACCGGTCCAGAAGGTCGAGGAAAAGACCGGCAGGGCATCCAATGCCTACAGGGAGGATTTTGGGGCGCATCTGCGCGGCAGGAGACTTGTCCACAACGTGCTTTCCGAGGGCGTGCAGGCAGACGGCGGTTATCTTGTGCCGGAAGAGTTCGAGCGTCAGATTGTGACCGGTCTGGATGAGGCGAACGTGGTGCGTTCCCTTGCAAAGGTGATCACCACCAGCGCTGAGAGAAAGATCCCGGTTGCGGCTGCTCATTCCGCTGCCCAGTGGACGGCTGAGAATGCGGCTTATACCGAGAGCAATCCGACCTTCGACCAGAAGACCATTGATGCTTTCAAGCTGACTGACCTTGTGAAGGTTTCCATCGAGCTTCTACAGGATTCTGCATTTGACCTTGAATCCTATATCGCCGGTGAGTTTGCAAGGGCTTTCGGTATTGCGGAAGAGCAGGCTTTCTGTGTCGGTACCGGCACCAATCAGCCTGCCGGTATCTTTACAGCAAACGGCGGTACTGTTGGTGTGACTGCGGCTGCGGCGGCTGCAATTACGGCGGATGAGCTGATCAGCCTTGTCTATGCGCTTAAGAGCCCTTATCGCAGGAATGCCAGGTTCCTCATGAACGATGCAACGATCTCTGCGATCCGTAAGCTGAAGGATAATAACGGTGCTTATCTCTGGCAGCCTTCCCTTCAGGCAGGACAGCCTGACAGACTGCTTGGATATGAGCTCCATACCAGTCCTTATGTTCCTACGATGGCGGCAGGGGCGCTCACGGTTGCATTCGGTGATTTCAAGAATTACTGGATCGCTGACAGGGCGGGCAGAACCGTACAGAGACTGAATGAGCTCTACAGCACCAATGGCCAGGTTGGCTTTGTTGCGACTGAGCGTGTGGACGGCAAGGTGATCCTTCCTGAGGGTATCCAGCTTCTGAAGATGAAGTCCGGATCCTGA
- a CDS encoding head maturation protease, ClpP-related codes for MKKFWNWKSRKIRDQASNEEGTERVLFLNGTIAEESWFDDDVTPALFRDELNAGKGDITVWINSPGGDCVAAAQIYNMLMDYKGDVTVKIDGIAASAASVIAMAGTKVLMSPVSMMMIHNPATIAFGDTAKMQKAINMLAEVKESIMNAYEIKTGMSRTKISHLMDAETWMDAHKAVELGFADDVLQRADASEADDLDAPEVSMLYSRAAVTNSLMDKISAKCRIKAPSGGGLEDGCTGAAEVTENNSGDGRSADEIRERLNFIKKFI; via the coding sequence ATGAAGAAGTTTTGGAACTGGAAGAGCAGAAAGATCAGAGACCAGGCTTCAAACGAAGAGGGAACTGAGAGGGTGCTTTTCCTGAATGGAACGATAGCGGAAGAGAGCTGGTTTGACGATGATGTCACACCGGCTCTTTTTAGAGATGAGCTGAATGCCGGGAAGGGAGATATCACGGTCTGGATCAACAGTCCGGGCGGCGACTGTGTGGCTGCTGCTCAGATCTACAACATGCTGATGGATTATAAGGGCGATGTCACGGTGAAGATTGATGGCATTGCGGCATCGGCGGCAAGCGTGATTGCTATGGCAGGGACGAAGGTTCTGATGAGTCCTGTGAGTATGATGATGATCCATAATCCGGCGACTATCGCTTTTGGCGATACGGCCAAGATGCAGAAGGCGATCAACATGCTGGCTGAGGTGAAGGAATCCATCATGAATGCCTATGAGATCAAGACCGGCATGAGCAGGACGAAGATCTCACATCTGATGGATGCGGAGACCTGGATGGATGCGCACAAGGCGGTGGAGCTGGGGTTTGCAGATGATGTACTGCAGAGGGCAGATGCATCTGAGGCAGATGATCTGGATGCGCCGGAGGTGTCGATGCTCTATTCCAGGGCGGCGGTGACCAATTCGCTGATGGATAAGATTTCTGCGAAGTGCAGGATCAAGGCTCCAAGCGGCGGTGGTCTGGAAGACGGCTGCACCGGTGCAGCTGAGGTAACTGAAAACAATTCTGGTGACGGGCGTTCCGCTGATGAGATCAGGGAGCGCTTAAATTTTATCAAGAAATTCATTTAA